A part of Arachis hypogaea cultivar Tifrunner chromosome 12, arahy.Tifrunner.gnm2.J5K5, whole genome shotgun sequence genomic DNA contains:
- the LOC112728619 gene encoding uncharacterized protein, whose product MGAEEELQVASPIQHSVSTDYSWPRFRFDLPPHRTYHFHNQFVTPSNPNNFLKAVKWSPDGSCFLTTSDDNTLRIFTLPDPEAATLVDASQSDDDSFAASLVMSEGEPIHDFCWYPYMSASDPVTNVFATTTRDHPIHLWDATLGQLRCTYRAYDNMDEITAAFSVAFNPAGTKIFAGYNKCIRMFDLHRPGRDFELYSTAKDKKEGQTGIISAMAFSPSHTGMLALGSYSQTTGIYREDNMELLYVLHGQEGGITHVQFSRDGNYLYSGGRKDPYILCWDVRKAVDCVFKLYRSSESTNQRILFDIDPSGQHLGTGGQDGLVHIYDLQTGQWVSGFQAALDTVNGFSFHPFLPHAVSSSGHRRFVIPDDDNEDLSLSGHENCVSMWSFGLKEDGNFMDQTESENLDSNS is encoded by the exons ATGGGAGCAGAAGAGGAGCTTCAAGTAGCAAGCCCCATCCAACACTCCGTTTCCACCGACTACTCGTGGCCCCGCTTTCGCTTCGATCTCCCTCCTCACCGAACCTACCACTTCCATAATCAGTTCGTCACTCCCTCTAACCCTAACAACTTCCTCAAAGCCGTCAAATG GTCGCCCGATGGTTCCTGTTTCCTCACCACTTCCGACGACAACACTCTCCGCATCTTCACTCT ACCGGACCCTGAAGCCGCCACTCTGGTTGATGCTTCACAATCTGATGACG ATTCCTTTGCGGCGAGTCTAGTTATGAGTGAAGGAGAGCCTATACATGATTTTTGTTGGTATCCTTACATGTCTGCATCAG ATCCTGTGACCAATGTTTTTGCAACTACTACTCGCGACCATCCTATTCATCTATGGGATGCTACTTTGGGACAG CTACGTTGCACGTATCGAGCTTATGATAACATGGATGAGATTACTGCGGCATTTTCAGTTGCTTTTAATCCTGCCGGGACTAA GATATTTGCTGGATACAACAAATGTATCAGGATGTTTGATCTACATCGTCCTGGCAGAGATTTTGAATTGTATTCAACagcaaaagataaaaaagaaggcCAAACAG GTATCATATCTGCAATGGCCTTCTCTCCATCTCATACTGGAATGCTTGCTTTGGGTTCATACAGTCAAACTACTGGCATTTATAGGGAAGATAACATGGAACTCTTGTACGTTTTGCATGGTCAAGAAGGTGGGATTACGCAT GTCCAGTTTTCCAGAGACGGAAATTATCTATATAGTGGAGGTCGGAAG GACCCTTACATACTATGCTGGGATGTGCGCAAAGCTGTTGACTGTGTCTTCAA GTTATACAGATCATCAGAAAGCACCAATCAGCGGATACTTTTTGATATTGACCCTTCTGGTCAGCATCTTGGTACAGGCGGCCAG GATGGCTTAGTACATATATACGATCTTCAAACTGGGCAGTGGGTATCAGGCTTCCAGGCTGCATTAG acaCAGTTAATGGCTTCTCTTTCCATCCATTTCTGCCCCATGCCGTGTCTTCCTCAGGTCACCGAAGATTTGTAATTCCTGATGACGACAATGAAGACTTGAGTTTGAGTG GTCATGAAAACTGCGTCTCGATGTGGAGTTTTGGTTTGAAGGAGGATGGCAATTTCATGGATCAGACTGAAAGTGAAAACTTGGACTCAAATTCTTAA
- the LOC112730681 gene encoding uncharacterized protein: MEETIALMKTSPVRVGDEVDHSTVYFHRLFWIFSPCVEAFRHCKPLISIDGTRLYGKYGGTLLLVITQDGNSNILPIAFSLVEGENAESWSFFLTNLRQHVTPQQGILVISDRHNGIKAALESPNSGWLPPHAYQAFCIRHVAANFSLSFKGTDAKRLLVNAAYTKTEAEFRYWFDIIWTENPAMCDWANIIDYDKWTQHQDGGRRFGHMTTNISKCVNSVLKGTRNLLVTALVKSTYGRLAELFVIRGQMVEAQLASGAKFCQSFMKAMERNLRDFRCFTVTLFDRHQSEYTIADTTPIGSFSLGTYRVSLQDCTCDCGYFQALHYPCCHAIACCAQSWLDWSVYVDEVYTMQKVFRVYQMDFMPPIPEGFWPPYDGLTVIPDPTPRRCHDGQPRSTRIRNNMDEANPNRSKRYGLCRQPGHTRRSCPQRGSTVAGGS; this comes from the coding sequence ATGGAGGAGACCATTGCCTTGATGAAGACGTCTCCAGTTCGAGTCGGTGATGAAGTTGACCATTCCACCGTGTACTTTCATCGTCTTTTCTGGATATTTTCTCCTTGTGTTGAAGCCTTCCGACATTGCAAGCCATTGATCAGTATAGACGGTACTCgtctgtatggcaagtatggcGGGACTTTGCTCCTAGTGATCACCCAAGATGGGAACTCCAACATCTTGCCTATTGCTTTCAGTCTCGTGGAAGGGGAAAATGCCGAGTCGTGGTCTTTCTTCCTAACCAACCTTCGCCAACATGTGACTCCGCAACAGGGGATACTGGTCATCTCGGATAGGCACAACGGCATCAAGGCTGCATTAGAGTCACCTAACAGTGGGTGGTTACCCCCTCATGCGTATCAAGCATTTTGTATTCGGCATGTTGCAGCTAACTTCTCACTCAGTTTCAAGGGTACGGATGCAAAGCGTTTGCTTGTGAATGCTGCTTATACAAAGACTGAGGCAGAGTTTCGTTATTGGTTTGATATAATATGGACTGAGAATCCGGCAATGTGTGATTGGGCGAACATAATAGACTACGATAAGTGGACTCAGCACCAGGATGGTGGCAGAcgattcggtcacatgacgaccaATATATCTAAGTGTGTTAATTCTGTTCTGAAGGGTACAAGGAATCTTCTAGTTACCGCCCTGGTGAAGTCCACATATGGTCGGCTAGCGGAGTTGTTTGTGATTCGTGGTCAAATGGTGGAGGCTCAGTTGGCCAGCGGTGCCAAGTTTTGCCAGTCTTTTATGAAGGCGATGGAGCGCAACTTGAGAGACTTTAGGTGCTTCACTGTTACGCTATTCGATAGACACCAGTCTGAGTATACTATTGCCGACACGACACCGATCGGGAGCTTCTCGCTTGGGACGTACCGAGTATCCCTTCAGGATTGTACATGCGACTGTGGATACTTTCAGGCTCTCCATTATCCATGTTGCCATGCGATTGCATGTTGTGCCCAGTCATGGCTTGACTGGTCTGTCTATGTCGACGAAGTCTACACTATGCAAAAGGTGTTCAGGGTGTACCAGATGGATTTTATGCCTCCAATTCCAGAGGGATTTTGGCCACCTTATGATGGTCTGACTGTTATTCCGGATCCTACCCCGAGGCGTTGTCATGATGGACAGCCGAGGTCTACCAGAATCCGGAACAACATGGATGAGGCCAACCCTAACCGATCGAAGCGATACGGCCTCTGCAGACAGCCTGGACACACGCGTAGATCTTGCCCTCAGAGAGGCTCCACCGTAGCTGGTGGTTCATAG
- the LOC112728620 gene encoding F-box protein At1g61340: MAIGFEGYNFTRTRSLGRKRVVSSNVEGSPLDSETDMAPLKRVCSGRFNFNSERSLLEALPLDILIRVLCGVDHEDLEQLLHVSKTISEAAEVAKRFHFEYSTPKKKTFDSFHSSINFNDAKGFEEIATPKAPLRKSKSRLNSGKLASISVALFASDDEQY; this comes from the exons ATGGCGATAGGGTTTGAGGGCTATAATTTTACAAGAACACGATCACTTGGAAGGAAGAGGGTTGTTTCTAGCAATGTAGAAGGTTCTCCTCTTGATTCAGAAACTGATATGGCTCCATTGAAGAGAGTGTGTAGTGGGAGGTTCAACTTCAACTCTGAAAGGTCTCTCCTTGAAGCCCTTCCTCTTGATATTCTG ATTAGGGTGCTGTGTGGTGTGGACCATGAGGATTTGGAGCAGCTTCTGCATGTCTCGAAAACGATTAGCGAAGCA GCTGAAGTTGCAAAGAGGTTCCACTTTGAGTACAGTACTCCAAAGAAGAAAACTTTTGATTCCTTTCATTCTTCCATTAATTTTAATGATGCAAAAGGGTTTGAGGAAATTGCAACTCCAAAGGCACCATTGAGGAAATCCAAGTCAAGGCTGAATAGTGGGAAGCTGGCTTCAATTTCAGTGGCCTTGTTTGCATCAGATGATGAACAGTATTAA